A single window of Leeuwenhoekiella sp. MAR_2009_132 DNA harbors:
- the nqrE gene encoding NADH:ubiquinone reductase (Na(+)-transporting) subunit E — MEHVELFFKSIFIDNMVFATFLGMCSYLAVSKKVTTAVGLGAAVIFVLAVTVPMNWLLDQYVLRPGALKWLGEEYAAYDLSFLSFILFIATIATMVQLVEIVVEKFAPALYTSLGIFLPLIAVNCAILGGSLFMQSRDIQTLGLAFNYGLSSGIGWFLAILAIAAIREKIRYSNVPAPLRGLGITFIITGLMAIGFMSFGGMLTGGDEKTETTDEVAKVEVQNTEADAEVPLAEVSQEINNK, encoded by the coding sequence ATGGAACACGTAGAGTTATTTTTTAAGTCGATTTTCATTGACAACATGGTATTTGCAACGTTCTTAGGAATGTGTTCTTATCTAGCTGTATCTAAAAAAGTTACTACAGCTGTAGGTCTTGGAGCTGCTGTAATTTTTGTACTTGCAGTTACTGTACCTATGAACTGGTTATTAGATCAGTATGTATTGCGTCCCGGAGCCTTAAAATGGTTAGGAGAAGAATATGCAGCGTACGATTTAAGTTTCCTTTCCTTTATCCTATTTATTGCAACCATTGCAACAATGGTTCAGTTGGTAGAAATAGTAGTTGAGAAATTCGCCCCTGCACTATATACCTCTTTAGGGATTTTCTTACCGCTTATTGCTGTAAACTGTGCAATTTTAGGAGGGTCATTATTTATGCAGTCTAGAGATATTCAAACTTTAGGTCTTGCCTTTAACTATGGTTTATCTTCCGGTATTGGTTGGTTCCTTGCAATTCTTGCAATTGCAGCTATACGTGAGAAAATACGTTACTCTAATGTACCTGCTCCCTTAAGAGGTTTAGGTATAACTTTTATAATTACTGGTCTTATGGCTATTGGTTTTATGAGTTTTGGAGGAATGCTTACCGGTGGAGATGAGAAAACAGAAACTACTGATGAAGTAGCAAAAGTTGAAGTTCAAAACACAGAAGCAGATGCTGAAGTACCTTTAGCTGAAGTTTCTCAAGAAATAAACAACAAATAA
- a CDS encoding Na(+)-translocating NADH-quinone reductase subunit C encodes MANTDKNSYTLIFAVVMVLVVGSLLAFTASSLKPAITENERFEKQQNILYAMGINENVEGSVNFVPTAKVEAEFSKYIKEQLVIQNGKISKDSAAYLIDLKGELAKDSEERKLPLFVGEKDGKDYYIIPLYGKGLWDAIWGFVALDENYVVQGVYFDHKGETPGLGANIKERYFMDDFTGEEIMAGTQFEGITVAKGNNDPLNDRKDDGKVDALAGATITGNGVTAMINSTVKLYIPYLKDLKI; translated from the coding sequence ATGGCAAATACAGATAAAAATAGTTACACACTCATCTTCGCAGTAGTGATGGTGCTTGTAGTAGGTTCACTTCTTGCTTTTACGGCATCAAGCCTGAAGCCTGCAATTACTGAAAATGAGCGTTTTGAAAAACAACAGAATATTCTTTATGCAATGGGCATAAATGAGAATGTTGAAGGTTCGGTAAACTTTGTGCCTACTGCAAAGGTAGAAGCAGAGTTTAGTAAATATATTAAGGAGCAATTAGTTATTCAAAACGGTAAAATCTCAAAAGATTCTGCAGCCTATTTAATTGATCTTAAAGGTGAATTAGCTAAGGACAGTGAGGAGCGTAAGCTTCCCTTATTTGTAGGTGAGAAAGACGGTAAAGATTACTATATAATTCCATTATATGGTAAAGGTCTTTGGGATGCTATCTGGGGTTTTGTTGCTCTTGATGAAAATTATGTAGTTCAAGGTGTGTATTTTGATCACAAAGGTGAAACTCCAGGACTTGGTGCTAATATAAAAGAGCGCTATTTTATGGATGACTTTACCGGTGAAGAGATTATGGCTGGGACACAATTTGAAGGGATTACTGTCGCAAAAGGTAATAACGACCCGCTTAATGATCGTAAAGATGATGGTAAAGTAGATGCTCTTGCTGGTGCAACAATCACCGGAAACGGAGTTACTGCGATGATCAACAGCACAGTTAAATTATACATCCCTTATCTAAAAGACTTAAAAATATAA
- the nqrF gene encoding NADH:ubiquinone reductase (Na(+)-transporting) subunit F yields MFLAASTGGVIAATVVAFLVLTIVLVGLLLFAKEKLSPSGPVTITINGEKKVEVDSGSSLLSTLGGKKIFLPSACGGGGTCIQCECHVLEGGGEALPTETPHFTRKELASGARLACQVKVKQDMNITIPEEVFGIKKWEATVVRNYNVASFIKEFVVEIPEDMDYKAGGYIQIEIPETTVKFSDMDITAHPEEHSDPDKFKEEWEKFKLWPLVMKNTEVVERAYSMASYPAEGREIMLNVRIATPPFDRAKGGWMDVNPGIASSYIFSRKKGDKVTISGPYGEFFINESEAEMLYVGGGAGMAPMRSHLYHLFKTLKTGRKVTYWYGGRSKRELFYLKHFRDLEAEFENFKFYLVLSEPLEEDNWNVKADIDSPGDGFTGFVHNAVIEQYLSKHEDPEEIELYFCGPPLMNKAVQKMGEDFGIPDENIRFDDFGG; encoded by the coding sequence ATGTTTTTAGCAGCAAGTACAGGAGGAGTAATAGCGGCAACGGTAGTAGCCTTTTTAGTTTTGACTATTGTGTTAGTAGGTTTGCTACTTTTTGCAAAAGAAAAATTATCTCCATCAGGACCCGTAACCATTACTATTAATGGTGAAAAGAAAGTTGAAGTAGATTCTGGTAGCTCACTGCTATCTACTTTAGGTGGTAAAAAAATATTCTTACCATCTGCATGTGGTGGTGGTGGTACATGCATTCAATGTGAATGCCACGTACTTGAAGGTGGTGGTGAAGCATTACCTACAGAAACCCCTCACTTTACACGTAAAGAATTAGCCTCTGGAGCACGTCTTGCGTGCCAGGTTAAAGTGAAGCAAGATATGAATATCACAATACCAGAAGAGGTTTTTGGTATTAAAAAATGGGAAGCGACTGTTGTACGTAATTACAACGTAGCATCATTTATTAAGGAGTTTGTAGTTGAAATCCCTGAGGATATGGACTATAAAGCTGGTGGATACATTCAGATTGAAATACCTGAAACTACAGTCAAGTTTTCCGATATGGACATCACTGCGCATCCAGAAGAGCATAGCGATCCTGATAAATTTAAAGAAGAGTGGGAGAAGTTTAAACTTTGGCCACTTGTAATGAAAAATACTGAAGTAGTAGAGCGTGCCTACTCAATGGCTTCATATCCTGCAGAAGGACGTGAAATTATGTTGAACGTGCGTATTGCAACACCACCTTTTGATCGTGCTAAAGGCGGTTGGATGGATGTTAATCCAGGTATTGCTTCTTCTTATATCTTTAGTAGAAAGAAAGGAGATAAGGTAACGATCTCTGGTCCTTATGGTGAGTTCTTTATCAACGAGTCTGAAGCAGAAATGCTTTATGTAGGTGGTGGAGCAGGTATGGCACCTATGCGTTCGCATTTGTATCACCTTTTCAAAACCTTAAAAACAGGTCGTAAAGTAACTTATTGGTACGGTGGTCGTTCTAAGCGTGAGCTTTTCTACCTGAAACATTTCCGTGATTTAGAGGCTGAGTTTGAAAACTTCAAGTTTTACCTGGTATTATCTGAACCTTTAGAAGAAGACAATTGGAATGTGAAGGCAGATATTGATAGCCCTGGAGATGGTTTTACCGGCTTTGTACATAATGCTGTTATAGAACAATACTTAAGTAAACACGAAGACCCTGAAGAAATCGAATTATATTTCTGCGGACCTCCACTGATGAACAAAGCAGTTCAGAAAATGGGTGAAGATTTTGGTATCCCTGATGAAAACATTCGTTTTGATGATTTTGGAGGATAA
- a CDS encoding OmpA family protein, giving the protein MKTSLKQLLFIAILAITTISQAQIHNNQWLFNARVGYDFPTYENNTPYIDYKGGLDLGLSVDYYWNWFGIGADADYIWNKPESTYPTDNLFSLGNIALTDFSLSEQKINRLFYGIGPSFRYVNQNGRFSAELNLRGGLANIKGGRTELRENTIINDVLNFHSGYDDKNVLSAKGQIRAIYFVNSWLGLHAGAYYLRHFNVEEQLDPIYNRTAGYYPVIENQGTNTVDQNALNIRDESCDCDIYSVGVFAGITVAFGNKKAADVCPVCGEDHTPHCCATCGCTVTITARDKYTQQLLTNTDVVLEDANGTITQTGTTNSYGVVVFQEVATSDYVVKGKLYEVNLEETTIAKAEFDMCKKEGKGIQKEIIYTDENFILRGNVVECNKNEGIPGVDISLKDTKSPSQKNTLSDTDGNFIFYLKQASVYSVQGAKDGYFSNKAEVNTINTDRNTDLFIDFEMCVDPCGKAIRLDNIIFNLDKWDILPAARPDLDYVAQLMQDNPTIKVEMSSHTDSRGSNAYNQELSQKRAQSTVDYLLAKGISRDRLIARGAGETQLLNSCADGVQCTEAEHTINRRTEFKVICF; this is encoded by the coding sequence ATGAAAACTTCACTTAAACAATTGCTTTTCATTGCTATACTGGCAATAACTACTATCAGTCAGGCGCAGATTCACAATAACCAGTGGTTATTTAATGCGCGGGTTGGATATGATTTTCCAACTTATGAAAACAACACACCTTACATAGATTACAAAGGTGGTTTAGACCTGGGTCTTTCCGTAGACTATTATTGGAATTGGTTTGGTATAGGTGCAGATGCAGACTATATCTGGAATAAACCGGAGAGCACCTATCCTACAGATAATTTATTCAGTTTGGGAAACATAGCCTTAACAGATTTTTCTCTTTCAGAACAAAAAATAAACCGACTCTTTTATGGTATAGGACCCAGTTTTAGATATGTAAACCAAAATGGTCGCTTTAGCGCTGAGTTGAACTTGAGAGGAGGGCTCGCTAATATTAAGGGAGGACGCACAGAATTACGTGAGAATACCATAATTAATGATGTTCTAAACTTTCATTCCGGTTATGATGATAAAAATGTATTAAGCGCTAAAGGGCAAATTAGAGCGATTTACTTTGTCAATAGCTGGTTGGGTTTACATGCAGGAGCGTATTATTTGCGTCATTTTAATGTAGAAGAGCAATTAGATCCTATTTATAACAGAACAGCCGGGTATTATCCTGTAATAGAAAACCAAGGAACCAATACTGTTGATCAAAACGCACTAAACATTCGAGACGAATCCTGTGACTGCGATATTTATTCGGTTGGAGTTTTTGCGGGTATAACTGTAGCTTTCGGAAATAAAAAGGCAGCAGACGTATGTCCCGTATGTGGTGAAGATCACACACCGCATTGTTGCGCAACTTGTGGATGTACTGTTACTATAACTGCGAGAGATAAGTATACGCAGCAATTACTTACAAATACAGATGTGGTTCTTGAGGATGCTAACGGTACTATTACTCAGACTGGTACTACAAATTCCTATGGTGTTGTTGTTTTTCAGGAAGTAGCTACTTCAGATTATGTGGTTAAAGGAAAACTGTATGAAGTAAATCTCGAGGAAACTACAATTGCTAAAGCCGAATTTGATATGTGTAAAAAGGAAGGTAAAGGTATTCAGAAGGAAATTATCTATACAGATGAGAATTTTATTTTAAGAGGAAACGTTGTAGAGTGTAATAAAAATGAAGGGATTCCGGGAGTAGATATTAGCTTAAAAGATACTAAAAGCCCATCACAAAAAAATACACTTTCTGATACAGATGGCAACTTTATATTCTATTTAAAGCAAGCTTCTGTGTATTCGGTTCAAGGAGCTAAAGATGGTTACTTCTCAAATAAAGCAGAAGTTAATACTATAAACACAGATAGAAATACAGATCTATTTATAGATTTTGAAATGTGTGTTGATCCCTGCGGAAAAGCAATACGTCTTGACAATATTATTTTCAATTTAGATAAATGGGACATACTTCCTGCAGCTCGACCAGATCTTGATTATGTCGCTCAATTGATGCAAGATAATCCTACAATCAAGGTTGAAATGTCATCGCATACAGACTCCCGCGGAAGCAATGCTTATAACCAGGAGCTTTCTCAAAAACGCGCTCAATCTACAGTAGATTATTTACTGGCAAAAGGAATTTCTAGAGATCGTTTAATTGCTCGTGGAGCAGGAGAGACACAACTTCTCAATAGCTGCGCAGATGGCGTACAATGCACAGAAGCCGAGCATACCATAAACCGAAGAACAGAATTTAAAGTTATTTGCTTCTAA
- a CDS encoding NADH:ubiquinone reductase (Na(+)-transporting) subunit D: MALLSKKDRGLLLDPLADNNPITIQVLGICSALAITAQLKASIVMGLSVMFVLAMGNVVISLMRNIIPSKIRIIVQLVVVAALVIIVDQVLKAFAYELSKTLSVFVGLIITNCIIMGRFEAFALGNKPWRSFLDGIGNAAGYALILVIVGFFRELLGSGTLLGFKVLGDPIAKTGLYAIGYENNGFMLLSPMALIVVGIIIWIQRSRNSALIEEN; the protein is encoded by the coding sequence ATGGCATTATTATCTAAAAAAGATAGAGGATTACTTTTAGACCCTCTTGCAGATAACAACCCTATTACAATTCAGGTATTGGGTATATGTTCAGCATTAGCAATTACTGCACAATTGAAAGCTTCTATCGTAATGGGACTTTCAGTAATGTTTGTATTAGCAATGGGTAACGTTGTTATTTCTCTTATGCGAAATATCATTCCTTCAAAAATTAGAATTATTGTACAGCTTGTAGTTGTAGCTGCCTTAGTTATTATAGTTGATCAGGTTCTTAAAGCTTTTGCATATGAACTTAGTAAAACACTTTCTGTGTTTGTAGGTCTTATTATCACTAACTGTATCATTATGGGTCGTTTTGAAGCTTTCGCTTTAGGAAATAAACCCTGGAGATCTTTTCTTGATGGTATAGGTAACGCAGCAGGTTATGCTCTAATTCTTGTGATTGTAGGATTTTTTAGAGAGTTATTAGGTTCTGGTACTTTATTAGGATTTAAAGTTCTTGGAGATCCTATTGCTAAAACCGGTCTTTACGCTATAGGTTATGAGAATAATGGGTTTATGTTACTTTCTCCAATGGCGCTAATTGTTGTAGGGATAATCATCTGGATTCAGCGTTCTAGAAACAGTGCATTAATCGAAGAAAATTAA